A single genomic interval of Gavia stellata isolate bGavSte3 chromosome 19, bGavSte3.hap2, whole genome shotgun sequence harbors:
- the ALPK1 gene encoding alpha-protein kinase 1: MNNQNTVATLLQECKQALDAVLSGKTDTGEEDEREYRQCQALLPEDLRTLLEEAKEMKWPFVPEKWQYKQDLGPEDKTNLQDMISARLPDLLVYLKASIVVKDCVTAAAIVFLIDRFLYWIDASSKLLQIAKGLHRLQPTTPISPQVLIRQARLSVNTGKLLKAEYILSSLINDNGATGTWRYAKESDRILVQSVCLQIRGQILQKLGMWYEAAELIWASVVGYFKLPQPDKKGIATSLGIMADIFASMNEMDYVRFKTNAEIDLSLLREFSHRLLSAAEACKLAAAYSQYTPLFVLTAVNIRGVCLLSYSHSKDCPAEKRKFYLSEAKESFEIGLLTKNDKSPVTSKQELHSFIKAAFCLTTVHQWLYGESEKLREASQLCREAMGKLHSYSTSFTEEEEKGMLAKEIMSLITSVKKRLQVESFPNSDARSYVPDSYKGMVQKPILQQEVNFEKILAMHSQHHLSVCEVFENTCRIHKTTPGETQVGVCMTTLRTETKTIDTACTTEEIAYQRKGTVKMLNSPTAGSSSERLSGQRNKYVDSDVMKNSFDEKIEPLKTEINDENSLFSRWQNRSQTTTSESSWCKLSKSSYSSSWEELNCNSSKESPREGQQQEKGSAEEQCCTTESDENGQAAYLHSLPPRAWPPPPPEPLHSCGGSPQPSLEADRPLAGRTLCGEELREGRHRGKSSSEEKAGEVNNAVPSLSTPYCLPTKPEEEEKEKSSSRAELGCRTKDSGREGGGPASRPRSQFVWGHPGGETADSTEDPSFDARPPRSGGASLVSTSIEPKMASDSSVRDWLRKSAVVGKRSLKVPEVDAQAETVDDTEFDFISIGDLVNSYPMASVLEHQSTPSAPTALPSGGKISITEHFDCATTEEDEEKSWDMVSSKRQSSSSLSSWYKSAQMPKSSPEGSFLSPRGSGFVFVPGRTKEEILDARFLRDDDYMQLLAGVEHNWLVQRLMPTGIFKSKQLRKAYSALLLKYSKKSGLWTGQETAVFIGDYLNVAKEGKQRSAFWVHFLHQEESLGRYVGKEYKEEKGLLHHFSDVERQMTAQYYVTEFNKRLYEQKVPTQIFYIPSAVLLILEDRTIKGCVTVEPYILGEFVKLSNNTKVVKNEYKATEYGLAYGHFSYEFSNGTDVVVDLQGWVTGNGKGLIYLTDPQIHSLNSKDVSHSNFGKKGIYYFFNNQHVKCNEICHCLSLTRPSVELPM; encoded by the exons gtttatttGAAAGCCTCCATCGTGGTCAAGGACTGTGTAACGGCAGCTGCTATTGTGTTCCTGATTGACCGGTTCCTGTATTGGATTGATGCCTCCAGCAAACTTCTTCAGATTGCCAAGGGtctgcacaggctgcagcccACCACGCCGATCAGTCCTCAGGTGCTCATCCGCCAGGCTCGCCTCTCCGTCAACACAG gtaaacttttaaaagctgaataTATTCTAAGCAGCCTTATTAATGACAATGGAGCAACAG GTACCTGGAGATACGCTAAGGAAAGTGATAGGATTCTCGTTCAGTCAGTCTGCTTACAAATCAGAGGACAGATTCTGCAAAAGCTTG GGATGTGGTATGAGGCAGCAGAGCTGATTTGGGCTTCAGTTGTGGGATATTTCAAACTTCCTCAACCAGATAAAAAG GGAATTGCTACTTCCTTGGGTATTATGGCAGACATCTTTGCTTCCATGAATGAGATGGATTATGTACGTTTTAAAACCAATGCTGAGATTGACCTG AGCCTTCTCCGAGAGTTCAGTCATCGCCTATTATCAGCAGCTGAGGCCTGCAAACTAGCAGCAGCCTACAGCCAGTACACCCCGCTGTTTGTCCTCACAGCCGTG AACATCCGTGGGGTGTGTTTGCTGTCCTATAGTCACTCCAAGGACTGTCCcgcagaaaagagaaagttcTACTTGTCCGAAGCCAAAGAATCCTTTGAGATTGGCCTCCTCACCAAGAACGATAAGAGTCCTGTCACCAGCAAGCAGGAGCTCCACAGTTTTATTAAAGCGGCTTTCTGCCTCACAACCGTGCATCAATGGCTCTATGGGGAGAGTGAGAAACTCCGTGAGGCAAGTCAGCTATGTAGAGAAGCCATGGGAAAACTGCATTCATATAGCACTTCAtttacagaagaggaagagaaaggaatgcTTGCCAAAGAGATCATGTCTCTGATCACATCTGTGAAGAAGCGCCTGCAAGTGGAAAGCTTCCCTAATTCTGATGCCAGGTCTTACGTTCCAGACAGTTATAAAGGCATGGTGCAAAAACCTATCCTGCAACAGGAAGTTAACTTTGAGAAAATCCTTGCCATGCATTCTCAGCATCATCTGTCAGTGTGTGAAGTGTTTGAAAATACTTGCAGGATTCATAAAACCACACCAGGAGAAACCCAAGTGGGAGTTTGTATGACGACCTTAAGGACAGAAACCAAAACCATAGACACTGCGTGTACTACTGAAGAAATAGCGTACCAGAGGAAAGGCACTGTGAAAATGCTGAATTCACCAACAGCAGGAAGTAGCTCAGAGAGACTCAGTGGCCAAAGAAATAAATACGTCGATTCTGATGTGATGAAAAATTCCTTTGATGAAAAGATCGAgccattaaaaacagaaataaatgatgAAAACAGTCTTTTCAGCAGATGGCAAAACAGGAGTCAAACCACTACTTCAGAGAGCTCTTGGTGCAAGCTGTCGAAGTCAAGTTACTCTTCCAGCTGGGAGGAACTAAACTGTAATAGCAGCAAAGAGTCTCccagggaagggcagcagcaggaaaagggctCAGCAGAGGAGCAGTGTTGCACAACAGAATCTGATGAAAATGGTCAAGCAGCATATTTGCACTCATTACCTCCCAGAGCCTGGcctccacctcctccagagCCTCTGCACAGCTGTGGGGGATCTCCTCAGCCTTCCTTAGAGGCAGATAGGCCCCTAGCTGGGAGGACTCTTTGTGGAGAAGAGCTGCGGGAGGGAAGACACCGTGGAAAGAGCtcttcagaagagaaagcaggggAGGTGAACAACGCGGTTCCTTCCCTCTCTACCCCTTACTGTCTTCCTACCAAGccggaggagg aggagaaggagaagtcCTCCTCCCGGGCggagctgggctgcaggacCAAGGACAGCGGCAGGGAGGGCGGTGGCCCCGCGTCCCGGCCCCGGAGCCAGTTTGTGTGGGGCCACCCAGGAGGAGAAACCGCAGACAGCACAGAGGATCCCTCGTTTGACGCACGTCCCCCCAGAAGTGGGGGTGCTTCTCTAGTATCAACGAGCATCGAGCCGAAAATGGCCAGCGACTCCTCTGTGCGTGACTGGCTGAGGAAATCTGCCGTGGTGGGAAAGAGATCCCTCAAAGTGCCTGAAGTAGATGCCCAAGCAGAAACAGTAGATGACACTGAATTTGATTTCATCAGTATTGGAGACTTAGTAAACAGTTATCCTATGGCGTCTGTTCTAGAGCATCAATCAACTCCCAGCGCACCAACAGCTTTGCCCTCGGGAGGAAAGATATCCATAACTGAGCACTTTGACTGTGCCACTactgaagaagatgaagaaaagtcTTGGGACATGGTGAGCAGCAAGAGACAATCCAGTTCATCACTGAGTTCGTGGTACAAATCAGCACAGATGCCCAAGAGTTCCCCTGAAGGTTCATTTCTGAGCCCAAGGGGAAGTGGTTTTGTCTTCGTGCCCGGgagaacaaaggaagaaatcCTTGACGCTCGATTTCTGAGGGACGATGATTACATGCAACTTCTGGCAGGGGTAGAACATAATTGGCTTGTCCAGAGACTGATGCCTACTGGAATTTTTAAGTCTAAACAGCTTCGTAAAGCATACT ctgctcttcttttaaaatactcgAAGAAATCAGGCCTCTGGACAGGCCAAGAAACGGCTGTATTCATTGGGGACTACCTGAATGTGGCAAAGGAAGGCAAACAGAGAAGTGCATTTTGGGTACACTTCCTGCACCAAGAAGAAAGCCTGGGAAG GTATGTTGGGAAAGAAtataaggaggaaaaaggacTTCTTCATCATTTCAGTGACGTGGAACGGCAAATGACTGCCCAGTATTACGTGACGGAATTCAACAAAAGGCTGTATGAGCAAAAGGTCCCTACCCAAATCTTTTATATCCCATCTGCAGTACTCCTG ATACTGGAAGACAGAACTATAAAAGGATGTGTGACCGTGGAGCCCTACATCCTTGGGGAGTTTGTGAAGCTGTCCAATAACACGAAGGTAGTAAAGAATGAGTACAAAGCCACAGAGTACGGTCTGGCCTATGGCCATTTCTCCTATGAGTTCTCCAATGGAACAGACGTTGTTGTTGATCTGCAAG GTTGGGTGACAGGTAACGGGAAAGGCCTCATCTATCTCACAGACCCCCAGATTCATTCTCTTAATAGCAAAGATGTTTCACACTCCAACTTCGGGAAGAAAGGAATTTATTACTTCTTTAATAATCAACACGTGAAGTGCAATGAAATCTGTCACTGCCTTTCTTTAACAAGACCCTCAGTAGAGCTGCCAATGTAG
- the NEUROG2 gene encoding neurogenin-2 has product MLVKAEGMAPPGEEELLLLGLASPAPSPSLPSSAEEEEEEEEEEEEAELRAASPARPVPASGGRGLRRPEGKRRPGRCRGAPRTARTAETAQRIKRSRRLKANNRERNRMHNLNAALDALRDVLPTFPEDAKLTKIETLRFAHNYIWALTETLRLAGAARLGPEAAGGGSPSPASSWSGGASSPAPSASPYACTLSPASPAGSASDPEHWPPPPGRFPAPPPPPPPRRCL; this is encoded by the coding sequence ATGCTGGTGAAGGCGGAGGGCATGGCGCCGCCGGGcgaggaggagctgctgctgctggggctggcctCGCCCGCCCCCTCGCCCTCGCTGCCGTCCAgcgccgaggaggaggaggaggaggaggaggaggaggaagaggcggAGCTGCGCGCCGCCTCGCCGGCGCGGCCCGTCCCGGCGTCGGGCGGCCGCGGGTTGCGGCGTCCGGAGGGGAAGCGGCGACCGGGCCGGTGCCGCGGCGCCCCGCGGACGGCCCGAACGGCGGAGACGGCGCAACGCATCAAGCGGAGCCGACGGCTGAAGGCCAACAACCGGGAGCGCAACCGTATGCACAACCTGAACGCGGCGCTGGACGCGCTCCGCGACGTGCTGCCCACTTTCCCCGAGGACGCCAAGCTCACCAAGATCGAGACGCTCCGCTTCGCCCACAACTACATCTGGGCCCTCACCGAGACCCTGCGGCtggcgggggcggcgcggctcggccccgaggcggcgggggggggcagcccctcGCCCGCTTCCTCCTGGAGCGGCGGTGCCTCCAGCCCCGCGCCCTCCGCCTCCCCGTACGCCTGCACTTTatcccccgccagccccgccggctccgccTCGGACCCCGAGCActggccgccgccgccgggccgcttccccgcgccgccgccgccgccgccgccccgtcGATGCCTCTAG